A genomic region of Homalodisca vitripennis isolate AUS2020 chromosome 5, UT_GWSS_2.1, whole genome shotgun sequence contains the following coding sequences:
- the LOC124363400 gene encoding aminoacylase-1-like gives MTDCDYLPTAKNDEVVSSAMQESIEHPSVSIFREYLRIPSVHPDVNYDECVKFIKKQANSLGLLWMVYSCTPGNPVVVLTWTGTQPELPSVLLNSHMDVVPAYPDKWTHDPFAAEKDDQGNIYGRGAQDMKSVGIQYLEAIRRLKKNGVKLKRTVHVSFVPDEEGGDNGMCKFVNTSEFKSLNVGCSLDEARASPEDYFYVYYGERTIWKPVVTCTGDTGHGSAFVKNTAANKARIIIDRFLDWRQQELDKLQSDASLTVSDVTTVNLTTLSGGVQMNVVPAEIKLGFDIRLSSNNDFDIVSEKLEGFCQEAGEARSWKASVGDWGGHLLIYVVGCDRVDEKLEGFCREAGEGTSITYVSKNPIVSPTCIDSSNPWWTAFKHAADKMGVHLKPIITPGGTDSRFLRKVGISAFGFSPMNNTPTLLHDNDEFLNEKVFLRGIDIYYGIIKSLANH, from the exons ATGACTGACTGTGATTATCTACCCACAGCCAAGAATGATGAGGTTGTCAGTTCAGCCATGCAGGAGAGCATAGAACATCCGTCAGTCTCAATATTTCGGGAATATCTGAGAATACCTTCAGTACATCCAGATGTCAACTACG atgagTGTGTGAAATTCATCAAAAAACAAGCCAACAGCCTGGGACTGCTGTGGATGGTCTACTCGTGTACTCCTGGTAATCCTGTGGTGGTGCTGACTTGGACAGGCACTCAGCCTGAGCTACCCAGCGTGCTGCTCAACTCTCACATGGATGTAGTTCCTGCCTATCCT GATAAATGGACTCATGACCCGTTTGCTGCTGAGAAAGATGATCAAGGAAACATATATGGAAGAGGAGCTCAAGATATGAAGAGTGTAGGCATACAATACCTAGAAGCAATTAGAAGGCTTAAAAAAAATGGAGTTAAGTTGAAGAGGACCGTACATGTATCATTTGTTCCAG ACGAGGAAGGAGGAGACAATGGGATGTGTAAATTTGTGAATACCTctgaatttaaaagtttaaacgttGGGTGTTCCCTAGATGAGGCTAGAGCAAGTCCAGAAGACTACTTTTACGTCTATTACGGTGAACGCACCATTTGga AACCAGTCGTAACATGCACTGGCGACACAGGACATGGGTCAGCATTTGTTAAAAACACTGCTGCCAACAAAGCAAGGATAATAATAGACCGATTCCTGGACTGGAGGCAACAAGAACTGGACAAGTTGCAATCTGATGCTTCTCTCACTGTCAGTGATGTCACTACCGTTAACCTCACCACCCTCAGT GGTGGAGTACAGATGAACGTGGTTCCTGCCGAGATCAAACTCGGATTTGACATTCGCCTGTCCAGCAACAATGATTTCGACATTGTCAGCGAGAAGTTGGAAGGCTTCTGTCAGGAGGCTGGGGAGG CGAGAAGTTGGAAGGCTTCTGTCGGGGACTGGGGAGGGCACTTGCTAATATATGTTGTTGGTTGTGACAGGGTGGA CGAGAAGTTGGAAGGCTTCTGTCGGGAGGCTGGGGAGGGCACTTCCATCACATATGTGTCCAAGAACCCCATAGTGTCGCCCACCTGTATAGACAGCAGCAACCCATGGTGGACTGCCTTTAAACACGCTGCGGATAAAAT GGGAGTGCATCTGAAACCGATCATTACACCAGGAGGCACAGACAGTCGGTTTCTCAGAAAA GTCGGAATATCTGCATTTGGATTTTCCCCGATGAACAACACTCCAACACTCCTTCACGACAATGATGAGTTTCTGAACGAAAAAGTTTTTCTACGCGGTATAGACATTTATTATGGAATCATCAAGTCACTGGCAAATCATTAA